AACTACATGGAAGAAATGGATGACGATGTTGAAGATCAACTAGATGATGAGGATGATGGTGGAGATGATGAGGATAATGAAGATGTAAATATTGAAGAAAATGCTGAAGAGGACTATGAAGACTCAAAAAATGGGGCTAATCAAAAAGATCAGTCACCAGAAGTGGATAGAAGCCTTGTCAATAGAGAGCCTCTGGAAGATGAAGAAAAGCCTGCTGCTTCTGTCAatgaagaggaaaaagagaagcATGCTCAACTTCTTGCTCTTCCGCCCCATGGTTCAGAAGTTTTCATTGGTGGGCTTCCAAAGGATGCATTAGAAGATGATTTGAGGGATCTCTGTGAACCAATAGGCGAAATTTTTGAGGTCATAACTGTTTAGATATGTACTCATGATATATAGGATATTTCTTCTTGTCGTTGTTAAtgtgtattttttatttatttatttttttcagatAAGGTTAATGAAAGACAAGGACTCTGGTGAAAGCAAGGGCTTTGCTTTTGTTGCTTTCAAATCAAAGGAGGTTGCTCAAAAGGCCATTGAAGAGCTTCATAGTAAGGAGTTCAAGGTAATCATGACTTGATGCAACAATTCCATCACTTGAAtaacatatatattattattatttttttgaaaaaaaattgcatCACTGCTGCAGGGGAAAACCTTAAGATGTTCGCTTTCTGAAACCAAGAACAGACTGTTTATTGGTAATATTCCAAAGAGCTTGACAGAGGATGAGTTTAGAAAAGTCATTGAGGATGTTGGTCCTGGGGTGGAAGTCATTGAGCTAATAAaggtaaaattttatattgagaTATGATTTTACTGTGCATTAATGGTGAACTGTAGAAAGATTTTACCTTGTAATGCTATTGTATTCTGTTAATTGCAGGATCCTCAAAATCCAGCCCGTAATCGTGGTTTTGCTTTTATATTGTATTACAATAATGCATGTGCTGATTATTCAAGGCAGAAAATGTCGAATGCGAGTTTTAAGCTGGATGGAAATACCCCAACTGTCAGCTGGGCTGATCCAAAGGGCACACCTGATCATTCTGCTGCTGCTGCCCAGGTTAATTATTAAAGAAAGTTGAACAAGCTGATTCTTCATGATTGACATTGTCAAATTCTTTATGCAAGGATCCTGTGTCTAGTAAACTATGGCTAAGTACTTTGAGATTCCTTATATCATTTAGTAAACTATAAACTGCTCTTCTATAGTTGTACCTTTAGTAACTAATGGAGTTACCTTCAATGCACGAAGAGTATATAGCAATTCACTTGCTGTTCATTTGCCTAAATTCCTCTTATTTGGTTGCTTTCAACTGTCTTTATGCCTACAACGGTCGGGGTATGAGAGATGATTTTTCAATGCAAACGATGGATTAACTTGTAAAAGTTCTTCTAGAGATCTACCTTCAGTAACTAGTAGAGCTATCTGCATTGCGTGAAGTGTACATGGCAATTCAGTTGCTGTTTATATTGCCTGAGCtcctcttctttggtttctttgAAATGGCTTTGTGCCTATAATTATTAGAGTATAAGAGGGAGAGACGGACGATTTTCAGTACAAATGATGAAATCACTTGTAAAAGTTCTTGCACCATAAGTTTGCTTTCATTTGGCCACTTTTACTTATCAGGTTTCCTCTGGTGCCTGGTTATTGCTCcttttgaatatttgaatacaTGTTAGGAAATTGTGTTTGGGTTATATTCCTTGTGTTGTTAATTTGGCAGGAGTCTCGATATCCAATTTATTGCAAAAAGCCTTCAATATATTAGACCTTGTCAGACATGCTCTAAACTGCTTATATTCATACAATGTTGAAGGAGATATTTAAAGTTGGTATTATCTATTCATCATTTGTGGAGAAGATGTTGGGCAAATTCTTTCTTTGGCTTCCCATCATACTTTACTGAAATGACCCCATATCTGTTTTGGATGTCAGGTTAAGGCTTTGTATGTGAAGAACATACCTGAGAACACTAGTACTGAGAAACTGAAGGAATTGTTCCAGCGCCATGGGGAAGTGACGAGAGTTGTTACGCCACCTGGCAAAGCGGGAAAACGAGATTTTGGGTTCATTCATTATGCTGAAAGGTCGAGTGCATTGAAGGCTGTCAAAGACAGTGAGAAATATGAAATTGATGGTAATTTTCAGAACTATCTATGTGAACATGTGGATCAAgtgtctcttttttttttttggtttgaaTTGAGTTTGATGCCTGTTTTCAGATGTAAAAAATGCCTTTATAGAATTTAAGTTTGTGTTTCGAATTGAAATTTAGATTTCAaacattgaatttaaaatttagaatttgaaatcaaaataTCTTGTTTggctgataaaaaaaatataaaattttattgaaatagtTGTTAGTGTTTAATGaaagaatattttgatatatGAATTTCAAATAACATATTTGTCTTTCTCTTGTTAACTCCTTActtttttaagtgtttaaatTTTTCTTGGATTTAATTGAAAGCCAAATTCATATACTTCACAAAAAAATGTATTTGATCCAAATCCATGAATCCAAAGACAACAAAAAATTATTGACTAAATTATGTGGATGTCATATGCCATAAGgccagaaaaataattttttatgaagtTAATAGGCATGACAACATAAAATTATTGATGGCATTCTGTGGGTTGCATTGGTTATTCAAGCCTTGATGCTGGAGATAATGCAGCTTATGCTTCGTTATATCATTGTTCTCTGGtgtcataattttttaatactatGAATTTCAATGACAGGCCAAGTGTTGGAAGTTGTCCTTGCCAAGCCTCAGGCTGATAAAAAACCTGATGGGCTTTATCCTTACACGGCTGGGATCCATCCGAACCAGGTGACACATTCTTCTTATGGTGGGTTTGCTGGAAGTCCATATGGCTCGTTAAGTGCAAGTGCTGGTTCTGGATTTGGTGTCACTGCCAGTTTTCAGCAGGTGTTTTACATAAATTAGTTTTTGACCTTTTTACACAGTTCTATTAAAGTCAAACTTCATATTGTAAACTTTCATGCATGAACAGCCAGTTATATATGGAAGGGGTCCAATGCCAGCGGGAATGCATATGGTGCCAATGGTTCTACCAGATGGTCGAATTGGCTATGTTCTGTAAGTTTCTATATCGACCTCATGTTTTTACCTTCTAAATGGGACAGATTTTAAGTAACTGCTTTGGTGTTTTGGGATTGTGCAGTCAGCAGCCTGGAGCACAGATGTCACAACCTCGGCCTAGGAGAGTTGATCGGAGCAATGGTCCAAGTGGGCCTGGGCGAACTGGAAGCAGCGGGGATGATGGCCATCGTAGCAGAAGGTATCGTCCCTATTAGTGTTAGAGTTGGGTATTTTTGTCAGGGAATCAAGAAATTGTAGCTGGAGGACTTGTTGCCATGAACAAAATAACGGGGTCCTCGCTCCCTTTCTTCTCTACCACCCCATAACTGTCAAACTTTAGAAAGGGAAAAGAacgagaaaaggaagaaaagaggTTGTTAGGATTAGGGAAATGAAGTAATTTGCGACTTGGATGTGGTAGGATATTGACAATTAGTAGTTATCTCATATTAATGGGTTTTATTTTATGGCATTTCTTGTTGCACTTAGCAGGAATCATTTTATAATTGTACCAAGTCATGGTTGCACTTAGATAGACATGttccattttaatttaataaactatCATTctgaattatattttatataaattattaaattaaaacttataaaattaaatagattcaaATACTTTTTAGATAATTGTAATTAGATTTGTGatgagttttaaaataaattttaattgaatttgaaatatatttaaattaagtaTTATAATGTTCGTAATTACTCTACTTGCTTTGCTGTCCCTAATCCACATCTCACTCCGAGCAAGCAACCATGTTGCTTTTTGATACGACTGATGACTTTGTAATAGCAATATGCGAAGCTGGAAAAAAAGGTTGTGCTTTGATTGTTTAAGGATCCAATTCGATGAGTTGGGCATAAACTGTTAGTTAAGGTCGTAATTTTGTTTCGGAAGTGAGAGACAGGCGTAGGAGTTAGGAAACATGGCAAGTTTTCCTTTTTCTGCTGAGAATCCCATcgaaattttataatacaattGCATTGTAATatttggaaaagaaaaaaaaaagcaattgcATTGTAATATGTAAAACGATTTTATAATAGCCATTATTGTAGTGGGTCTCCCAAATATAGTTATGAACAAAGACAGAGTGCTCCTCCCCCTGCCGTCCGCAAGCAATCGCTTTCTCTCTGTTCTTTTTTATCagtagcagcagcagcagccggTCTCTGCAATAGCGCAAAGCACATCTAAACCACTAGCTGGTTGGTTGCGGTTCCGCTTTGGTTATCGTTTTGAGGTTGGTGCTTCAGTATTGGACGAGGGAAGAGCGGTATCGAGCAAGGCGAATTGGTGGGTCTGGGGATGAAAGGATGGCGTAGGTGGGAATTGGGGACACACCTCACATGGGCTTCCTTCTTGTCAATTTGTTCTAGATTTTGTCACTGTCAAGCTAaccatttcaaaataaaaatcaatgaacccaaaactaatatatatatatattttttaaatctgcCTATTCTTCTATACGAGTTTCAAAAATTagcatttatataattaaaaaaattcattttttatataaaaagtgCTCTATCTGTATCTTTTTTTTCggttgttttaaaattattttttatttttttacattataataacatataaattaattattataattctatttaattttattttaaaatttttttattaattttttaatatttaataagtataattaaaaaattaataaaaaaatattttttaatgtatgaaaaaaataatgaaatgaaaaaaaatataattattagataaattaaatatgataTAAAAATTGGTCAGTGTGTCCTTATTCTCGAGTATTGGCTATAATCatattgatatatatatttttgtcaCGTGAATAACTAACAACTTGCATGGAGCGGGCACTAATACAAATCAAGGCCCACAAATATCCACATTACCATTCAAGTCCCGTGATACTATCGCCACCTGATTGAACTGAAGAAAGCTAAGCCACGGGAACCTTAACCGGATACCTGTTGATGGAGTCAGCCCATGGGTGGTTTCCCCTTGATTCTCCTTGAGGAATGGCCCGGAGCGCTTTCCACACCGCACTGTTGCACTTGAAACCTGACCCGAATGCAATCTGCCACACCCTGTCCCCACCCGAGACCCGACCCTTGGCTTCTGCGTATGCCAGTTCATACCACAGTGAGCTACTGGAAGTGTTACCAAATCTATGCAGAGTCATTCTTGATGGCTCCATGTGCCAATCACTCAGCTGCAAATTCTTCTGCAATTCGTCCAGAACTGCCCTCCCACCAGCGTGTATACAGAAGTGTTCGAAAGCAAGCTTGAAGTCTGGTATATAAGGCTTCACTTTCGCCTTCAAGAGCTTTCTTCTTACAAGGGTTACGAAAAACATCAGCTGTTCGCTCAAAGGCAATACCAGAGGACCCAGTGTAGTGATGTTTGTTTTCAATGCATCTCCAGCTACCGCCATTAGTTCCCGGGCTAATGAGACCCCGATATTTCCTTCATCATCTTCTCTCTGGTAAACGCATCGGTAGTTTTTGTCGTCAGCGCCTTTGTGGGTTCGAACTGTGTGGACCAGTTGGTACTTAGACCGGCCCCTGTCTCGGCCCTTGTTCGAGAGAAGAACAGCAGCTCCGCCCATGCGAAATATGCAGTTGGGAAGTAGCATGGACCTGTCCTTTCCAAAATACCAATTCAGAGTTATGTTTTCTGTACTCACCACAACTGCGTAAGTGTTGGGATTTGCTTTCAGGAGATCTTTAGCAAGGTCTATAGAGATAAGCCCTGCACTGCAACCCATTCCACTAAAATTATAACTCTTGATGTCTGTTCTAAGCTTGTAGTGATTAACTATCATGGAGGAAAGAGATGGAGTTGGGTTAAACAAGCTGCAATTCACAATGAGGATGTCAATTTCTTCCGCTTTAACTCCAGTTTTACTGAAAAGCGAGTCCAGTGCTCCGAATATGACCGACTCCGCTTCCTTCCGGGCTTCTTCCATGCACAAACTAGGTGGTCTAGAAGTTATTCCCCTCGATAGATAAGTTTCGTCACCTAGACCCGACCGCATCGATATCCGCCTCTGGAATTGAACAGTTCCATCGTCAAACAAGCCGCTATCTTCAGTCATTTTCATGAATGATTCCACCGACATCTTCCGTTCATCTTCCGGCTTGTAACATGCAAAATCCACCAGATAGACGGGTCTCGACCGCTTAGCCCAGTAGACTGCAAGAAGGGCGAGTAATAGAGAAAAACCGGCAAGTCTGGTGGCGGGGTCCATTTCATGGAGTTGAAGGGAGCGAGTCATCCATGACTCGTAAACCAGGTCTAGTTGAAGTCCAGTGATTTGAACAAGGGTGGCGATGGACAAAGGGAAAATTATGAGAAACACGAGTACACTGGCAGGGTTGCATGAGTAGCCATAACCTAACTTTACGTACTTGAGCCTGACGGACTGTAAGAAATCAGGCAAACGCTGACGGATTTTAATGACAGCAGAGGATGAATCTTTAAAAGCCATCTCGGCCGTCAATCGTTCACTATCCATCTCTATACTATCCATTAATTGGTGTGGAGAAGCTCTCTGAGTATTGTATTGTTtgagagaaaaaataagaagGGTATTGTTAATTTATACACAAGAGGCTGAACTACATCACCTTCCAACACGCCTAATTAAATTGAAAGCAAAGCTCAACACGCCTAAAAACAGTTCACCGCTGGTTGGTAAGATAGACACGGCGAGAGAGAGATGGATTTAAGCCTCAAGGATGGGGAAGCTGTAGATATTGTAATGTTTATGAACTGCAAGAAAGCTGGAATAATAGCCTTGAATTTATTGTGAGTGGTTACGAGGAAAGGTGTGGATAGCTCAACCACCATGGGAATACAATGGCTTGGACATTAGCAtccttaataaaaataaaagttaaaggCCACACTCCATTTGGGTCAAACAAAAAGCCAACTAACATGTCTGGTCTCCGtaatgaagaaaaatatttatattcttattttaaaatcactcagattaaaatattcatatagTTAATGacgtcaaattttttatttttttaatattaatattttaattaaaaaaattttataaaataaagatgaattaattaattttacaaaaatataaaattttattaaaaaaattgttttgatgctgTGATCGATGGATACGAGGAAGTTGACTTGTTTAGGCCATGTGAGAAAGCGAGGTTGCTTTCAAGTTTCAACAATCCCCTTCCATAAATTCATATGTTCATCTTGGCATGTGCTCAGATCGAGAAATACAATTAATTTGTGGTgtaaaaaaacacataaaataaaataaaatgaaatttaattttttatattttaaattgattatgCATTGGATTTATGTAAGCTTTTTCatcgaaaaaatattttaaactctTGTAATTAATTTGTGAACTACTTAAATCAttacattttaaagtttaaaaattctaaaattattatttttttaaattataataatatttcaatggattattataattttatttattttttatctttaaaatatttcttaaaattCCTTGACTTCAACAAAACACCATTCATATATTCCTTTTACTTTCTCATCAATCAAATATTAAGTTTTATTCTCGAACATTCCtttataatagtaaaaaaaaaatatttatagattttctttcaaaaaacagagaaaaaagtggcttattataataaataataaataattttaattaaatatgaaaagttaCTTAAGAGATATTgtcattttattataataaaaaaaatattatacagtTTAATAGCCTTGGAAGAAGTTTGGATGAGGATTATAAATTTACTTGCGAAGGAAAATTTTGTTGTCATTCAAAATTGAAGCCGTGTGTCCAGTCAAAGAAACCAACTCAAGTTTTCATAAATGCACACGAGCTTTAAGATAATGTTTATATGTCGTgtcaaataaatcaattttattacattttttacttttttattttattttatttttgtcaatatttatttatataaataattaattaaatataaaatatatattttataataacatttatcattttatattttataaaattaagcatGTTTGGAATTTTATCGAAGTCAGAGTTTGAGTGTTAAAAATGTAAACGAATTCAAGTAAAAATGATTTTCAAGTATATCTTACAAATTGCGATTTCTAATAGAAAATGTTAAGGGTAagcagtattcgattcaaattaaaaaaatcgattgaattaaaaatttggtttgtttttttatatatttcagttcgattcagtttttaatttcagaaatttcggttattttggttcagtttgattttattcagaaaaaaattaaaaaaatcaaaccgaatcgattagtgataataatatattttttcaatattatagagaaattaaattatattaagattaaaatattttaattaaattttaaaatactaaaaataaagtgtaaaaaataaaaaaattattaaaaattgaaatcgatcaaatcgaaccgaattgaatcagatcggttcagttcgattcagtttttgactaaaatcgattcggttcgatttttataaacactaaaatttcgatttttgatttattcagtttgattcgattttaaatcgaatcgaccAAATGCTCACCCCTCAAAATGTGTAATGCAAGACCTCAAGAATTTTAAGGCCTTAATTTTAGGTCAAAATTAAAGACTATTGAGACATTTAGTTCAAATTTGATAACTTATAAGGGAATTAATGATACGTAACCAATCCATaaagggaaaaaagaaaattctaaGGAAAATCCTTTCATTTTAGTTAAATGAACTGGGAAACCATCTATTAAAAGAATTTCGTAATTATTTCTAACAAATAAAAGTTTGCGCTAAATTATTCACCACATTTGGATGTATTCGTTTACTCGCTTATGGTTATTATTTAGTTCTATactttgaaaaaatttattgattgatgtattttaaaagataaattaaaaatatttttaaaattttaaaaaatttattaattaatatataaaactttattataaatgaatgaattaatttttttaaataattaattaataatttttttaaacattaaaaatattttaatatatttttaaaaattaattaattaattaatgagtttcatTACGCATGAGAGGCCAAATGATAAATAAATCTGTACGAGGGAAAGGATGCTCATACGTGGGAGAAGTTGGCGGCTAATCATCAATAGCCGTGTCAGTTGCCGTGCAGGCGTTTTGGCAAATTCATCATGATGTTTACGACACGGACGAGTCCAAACCGGGTAGttgctaaaattttatttacatcTAAATGTAGaattcatattatatatattccgttaataaaaaaatataatatgagaaaaataacaaaataaacttattttttagagaataataatatttaatttagtatttaaaaaaaattaatgttgaATTTCTTGTTTTCTTAGTGGGATCCGCATATTATACTCGAAATTCTTAGGATCCCTAATAGCATAAAGGTATTTAGCATTTAAACGCAACTCCCGAGCAGTCATTGCTATAATCCTCAGGACTTGTTTagtcaattaattattttagatactgtgattaaattttatttgtgcaGATTGTTGtcttgtaatttaatttttttttgtcagtttttattgtaaattttattgtattttaaagTCTTGAAATGaagttttttattgattaaaaaaattaaaaatttattttttaccgtcttaaaaatattaccatcaaattaattatcttgtaatttatttttttattaatttttattgtaacttttgctgcctcttacaatcttgaaatgcaatttttttatttgctaaaaaaatattacgaatttaaaaatacaattaaaattaaaataataaaatttatatttattcaagAATTATTCATAAGATTGATGAAATAACGTGGATACGGACACATTAACAGGTCGATTGGAGAGGGAGGGGAGCCCACTTGGCGGTGGCTCCGATATAAATCAGGTTAACCAACACCAACTAGCTACAAATCAACCTCATAGAATCATAATGGAGGGATTATAACCATTTACTAGACTTCTGCCTAACGGGGAAAGTTTCCCCTGCATCCAGATCTATACAAT
The Manihot esculenta cultivar AM560-2 chromosome 1, M.esculenta_v8, whole genome shotgun sequence genome window above contains:
- the LOC110614118 gene encoding 3-ketoacyl-CoA synthase 1: MDSIEMDSERLTAEMAFKDSSSAVIKIRQRLPDFLQSVRLKYVKLGYGYSCNPASVLVFLIIFPLSIATLVQITGLQLDLVYESWMTRSLQLHEMDPATRLAGFSLLLALLAVYWAKRSRPVYLVDFACYKPEDERKMSVESFMKMTEDSGLFDDGTVQFQRRISMRSGLGDETYLSRGITSRPPSLCMEEARKEAESVIFGALDSLFSKTGVKAEEIDILIVNCSLFNPTPSLSSMIVNHYKLRTDIKSYNFSGMGCSAGLISIDLAKDLLKANPNTYAVVVSTENITLNWYFGKDRSMLLPNCIFRMGGAAVLLSNKGRDRGRSKYQLVHTVRTHKGADDKNYRCVYQREDDEGNIGVSLARELMAVAGDALKTNITTLGPLVLPLSEQLMFFVTLVRRKLLKAKVKPYIPDFKLAFEHFCIHAGGRAVLDELQKNLQLSDWHMEPSRMTLHRFGNTSSSSLWYELAYAEAKGRVSGGDRVWQIAFGSGFKCNSAVWKALRAIPQGESRGNHPWADSINRYPVKVPVA
- the LOC110614096 gene encoding heterogeneous nuclear ribonucleoprotein Q, coding for MGDRTEVEERVDLDEDNYMEEMDDDVEDQLDDEDDGGDDEDNEDVNIEENAEEDYEDSKNGANQKDQSPEVDRSLVNREPLEDEEKPAASVNEEEKEKHAQLLALPPHGSEVFIGGLPKDALEDDLRDLCEPIGEIFEIRLMKDKDSGESKGFAFVAFKSKEVAQKAIEELHSKEFKGKTLRCSLSETKNRLFIGNIPKSLTEDEFRKVIEDVGPGVEVIELIKDPQNPARNRGFAFILYYNNACADYSRQKMSNASFKLDGNTPTVSWADPKGTPDHSAAAAQVKALYVKNIPENTSTEKLKELFQRHGEVTRVVTPPGKAGKRDFGFIHYAERSSALKAVKDSEKYEIDGQVLEVVLAKPQADKKPDGLYPYTAGIHPNQVTHSSYGGFAGSPYGSLSASAGSGFGVTASFQQPVIYGRGPMPAGMHMVPMVLPDGRIGYVLQQPGAQMSQPRPRRVDRSNGPSGPGRTGSSGDDGHRSRRYRPY